One region of Longimicrobium sp. genomic DNA includes:
- a CDS encoding sigma-70 family RNA polymerase sigma factor, with translation MSAAGAVSLPLRAVPPAPPDDEPGLVERVRRGDTAAFDTLVTRYMRRAFAVAYRLMGQKEDAEDLVQDAFLAALQRIDTFEAGRPFSPWFFRILVNRGLNSRKARSLRRVDQVPESAASATPSPEREAERTELRDRLARAMETLPERQRVIVQLFELEGFGGPEIAEILEISDGTVRWHLHEARKTLRRALAPYERS, from the coding sequence GTGAGCGCGGCCGGCGCCGTGAGCCTGCCGCTCCGGGCGGTCCCGCCCGCCCCGCCCGACGACGAGCCGGGGCTGGTGGAGCGCGTCCGCCGCGGCGACACGGCGGCGTTCGACACCCTGGTCACCCGGTACATGCGGCGCGCCTTCGCCGTGGCGTACCGGCTGATGGGGCAGAAGGAAGACGCGGAAGACCTGGTGCAGGACGCTTTCCTGGCCGCCCTGCAGCGGATCGACACCTTCGAGGCCGGGCGCCCGTTCTCGCCCTGGTTCTTCCGCATCCTGGTGAACCGGGGGCTGAACTCCCGCAAGGCGCGCTCGCTGCGCCGGGTGGACCAGGTCCCCGAGAGCGCCGCCTCGGCCACCCCCTCGCCCGAGCGCGAGGCCGAGCGCACCGAGCTGCGCGACCGGCTGGCCCGGGCGATGGAGACGCTTCCCGAGCGCCAGCGCGTGATCGTACAATTGTTCGAGCTGGAAGGCTTCGGCGGGCCCGAGATCGCGGAGATCCTGGAGATCTCCGACGGGACCGTCCGCTGGCACCTGCACGAGGCCCGCAAGACGCTGCGGCGGGCGCTCGCGCCGTACGAAAGGAGTTGA